Sequence from the Rutidosis leptorrhynchoides isolate AG116_Rl617_1_P2 chromosome 3, CSIRO_AGI_Rlap_v1, whole genome shotgun sequence genome:
ACCGCTAGCCGAAAATAAGTATAAACAATTGTTATTCTATTAATCCAAAGTGATAATTCATTTAAATAGTACGAGTAGCTTGATTACAATTTGTTCATGCATACGTCTGCCGCGATGATTGTGATTTGTGACATGCAAATGTCCATGCTCATTTAACAACTTTATGTCCATTCTCAAGCTCAAAATTATCTTAATTTCAGGTTTCCATGTTTCTTATCCAAAGATAATAAATAAGTTGGAACGTAGTACAAATTTTCACGAAACAACCATTAGATTAAGAAAAAAAAagaatcaataatcaataattcaGATTATACTTCATCAATTATCTCACTTACTGTTAGACCCTCAACCACAACAAAATAATCTCAATCTAACTCGTTTGTACAGAAACATTCATCTCCATCCTTTCGAAACTGCCAAAATTTGGAGAACCTAATACGCCTCCACAAGAACTGGACCCCACAAACTCTCACAAGAACAGTACCGCTAATAGAGCATTAATCATAAGACCAATACTAGCATAGTCACCTTCGATACTGCAACTCGACGAGCTTGTAGAATTATAATCTGACATTGTGCTGTTAAAAACCGTGCCGTTCATCCCATCACTACACACACAAAACCAACATGTTAGCATTTACAAACACCAAATAAACAAAACCTTCTGAATAGACTAAAACTATACGACCAGTTATCGATTTACCTTCCAAAAAACTGACAAGATCCATGACCTGCAAAACCCAATTAACAATACAAAAAATCTGAATTCAGCAACTAAAATAACAAAACATAAGAGAAATGTTAACTTACAAAAGTACGCAATTGGTCCCTAATGTTAACTTACAAACACCTAAAGTATTTTTCTGACGTCGATGACCCTAATGTTTGTAAATGTTGCTTCGTTGGTCCCTGAAGGTACCAGACGTTAGTTCCCCAACGTTAGTCTGACCCTAATTATGAAATGCAGCGTAATCGCAGGTTTAtggtgcgtttgtttacctcttagtTAAATGGTTCAGCGCTGGatgttgaaccattcagcattcatcgCTTTTGTTTCTGACCTATGAATGACAGGTGGTGCTGAATgtcattcagtgctgaaccattcagagctgAAACTATTTCTTAACCATTAAGCATCTAAATTTTATGTAATTATAAGTTATATCAAGAACATTTATTAAACAATTATATTGTATTTTTTATTCATGTCAAAGGTTAATAAACTAATTTTACGTCATTCACATTATCCGTTCAAATGATTATCAAAcatgttattttcattcagaagcAACTTCATTCAGAACcattgaatcattcagattatgaaccattcaacgctaaatcattcagttttatcaaacgcactctTAGTGTTGTGAGATTTTAAGAGGTTTACGTGATGTAGACTAATATTAAGGAACTAACATCTGTTACCTTCAGAGACCAACGACGCAACTTTTCAAACATTAGAGTCATACATGTCAAATATAATTTAGGCCCATCCATGAAACTTTAGGTAAATATTACCGATTTACAGCGTAATTTTGCTAATGTAGATTTCTCAAATTATAATAAACTAATAAAGATCTTGATTAACTTTAAGCCTTACTTGGATCGTTGGTGGTTAGCATAGCAACACTGTTAAAGTCACAAGTCCCTTCGCCTTTTCCCATCATATGATAATAACTATCAAAGGCGAAAGTCGCATGTGAAGCCACATTATCCGGTTCATAGCACGCCTGACCCTGTAACAACGCAGAACAATTTACCTTCCCGGGCCCATAAGCCCAATCCAAAGCAGCCTGCAGCATTTTTTCGTCCGCACCTTCTTTCGCAGTACAATGAGTCGGGTTCGTAGTGTCATTGGCAAAAGTTCGCCCTGAACCCGTCAACTGTAATATATAAATAGGTTTCCCATTCGCATCAAACAAGCCCCAATTTTTCTCTGAAACCGGCCCATTTTTAGTGTCCTCATTGTAAAGCTCGTAAATATATGTACAAATCGCGATCCCAGGATGTTTCGGGGTCCCGGTTTGATTCAAAATGTGTTTGATCAAGTTACTGTTGTATGTATTTGCGTTGTCTAAAGTAGCATCGGGCTCATTCGGCTAACCTTTCGATGGCCAACCAGATTCGGTTACAAGAACCGGAACATTTGTCACGTTTAGTGACGCCATAGCATTATACGCAGCATCCACCATTGCATCGAAAACATTACTATAATGTAAAAGAGTGTTTGAATCTACAGCTTCTTTGTTAGCCGGCAACGGGTTAAAAAGCGCGTAATCTAACGGTATTACACCGTTCGATTGCATATAATCATAGTATGGGTATATATTAAGCATAAGATACGACCCGGTAGACTGTAAAAATTTCAAAAGCGGAACCAAAACAGGATTCCATGAATGGTTAAAAAAGGCTTGTGAAGGTGGGAACGAGTCGAGAATAATCGAGGATGCAATCGGGGTTGATACTTTGATCTGACGGTCGAGATTTGATGCCACGAGGGCACCTTGGATGAACTTGAGGGCGGTGACTAGGATTGGGCCCGCATTCGGGAGGGTATTGAATACTTCCGAACCGACACATATGGTGGTGATATTGGTGGCCGGGTAATGGGCTACAATGTTTTGGGCTACCCAATGGGCCGCAGTTGAGTTTGATTGACCGATTCCTAAGAGTTGGTCGTTTGGAATGGTGACAGCAACCTTGATGCCAGTGTTGGCAAGGGCAACAAGCATGCCTCGATCAGCGTCGTACAATCTGAC
This genomic interval carries:
- the LOC139900302 gene encoding LOW QUALITY PROTEIN: glucan endo-1,3-beta-glucosidase 2-like (The sequence of the model RefSeq protein was modified relative to this genomic sequence to represent the inferred CDS: substituted 1 base at 1 genomic stop codon) — its product is MGFLLLVLLSVFLIVSADEGAFLGVNIGTDLSDMPHPTQIVALLKSQQIRHVRLYDADRGMLVALANTGIKVAVTIPNDQLLGIGQSNSTAAHWVAQNIVAHYPATNITTICVGSEVFNTLPNAGPILVTALKFIQGALVASNLDRQIKVSTPIASSIILDSFPPSQAFFNHSWNPVLVPLLKFLQSTGSYLMLNIYPYYDYMQSNGVIPLDYALFNPLPANKEAVDSNTLLHYSNVFDAMVDAAYNAMASLNVTNVPVLVTESGWPSKGXPNEPDATLDNANTYNSNLIKHILNQTGTPKHPGIAICTYIYELYNEDTKNGPVSEKNWGLFDANGKPIYILQLTGSGRTFANDTTNPTHCTAKEGADEKMLQAALDWAYGPGKVNCSALLQGQACYEPDNVASHATFAFDSYYHMMGKGEGTCDFNSVAMLTTNDPSHGSCQFFGSDGMNGTVFNSTMSDYNSTSSSSCSIEGDYASIGLMINALLAVLFL